A stretch of DNA from Lotus japonicus ecotype B-129 chromosome 4, LjGifu_v1.2:
TCTTTACTCTCAAGACCAAGGATCTATCATAATACACTTGGAGATTTGTTTGCCAGCACCTTTCCCTTTATAACTTTATCTTGACATTATTAGTCTTTTAAAAAGTGTAGCTTTCATAGAGTTAAGAGAGCATTTTGTTTTCTCTATTACGATCTTCATCTGTAATATCTCTCCCATTTTTTGTCATATCACACATAATGTCTCACTTATCTATCTTCTATTTCTATCAAACTCTAGGTGTGAAGTGAAATTCAAGTTTCAAAGTATTATTTTCCATACTAAATAGTACCACTTGAGGAGCTTGAGctttttctattgcttgatttgcTTCCCATGGGCTCATTGCTTGGGCCCGGATAGAGAATAGTATACAACTCCTCTCAACTAAACAACCTAAAAAAAGTTCTGATTCGTCTATCACTGAATTTTTTACGGCACCATGACACTTAAAACAAATAGCAGATGTCTCCAAAAATATGGTGgttaacaaatctttttaaaaagaaaatatcaaaCACATTACCTCCTCTATGCAAGAGTCGAAAAAATCTATATAAAAGAAGATGGAAGAAGAAAATTTGAGAAAGAGATATGCGACGTGACGTGACATGCAATAGATcagaataaaatagaatattaCAGAATAATGGATATGGACCCAataatagaatagaatattatTGTGAATCAGATCCCTATGAGTCACGTGCCGGGCTCTTGTTGGGCCTGATTTCAGGTCCAATAAAATCTGTTGTCCACATCAAACCATGATCCCCATGCAATCTTATACGTACACGTTTACCAACTCAGGTCAATCAACGTGGACCAAACCAATGGCGGTGCCACCATATTCCACACCAACTTGCAACACGTAATTACTACTAAACACGTTCCCATTTTTTGCACTACAATATGTATCTTCTTCCATTCCCTTTTTGGAAACCACACTTACCACGTTTGATGTTTCTATATTCTCGGCTTGTACGATGTCACCTTTAACTGCCACATGTCCCCACAAACACCGTGCCACGTGTGGTCCACTCTTCGGGATTGCCACGTTGCGGCTAGCGTGGTCCTCCATCTCAGGATATTTTTCTCAACAAAAACACCACTATATATAAGCCGATTTCATTCATATGTTGATACAATAAATACAATAATATCAATATCAAGGGGATcgaaaaagaaaatgataatGGAGGCAGCGATGTTACCTATTGCAAGGACTTCATCTATTGAAAGAGAGCCTAGGACTCTCAACATCGATCAAATTCAATGTGCAAGGGTGAGTTAGTTGGTGCATAATTTCTTTCATTTCTCTATagtttctttgttttgtttcttgaaTTCATATCATCattggtggtggtagtggtgatgATAGATATATAGTTTTGTTTAGGATTGGATTCTTGATTTTTCAACGATTgtacatatatctatatatatgtagTTGATGTTATAGACATGATTGAATAATATTGAGGGTTGGATCGTGTTGATAAATTTTCAGGATTTAGCAATATACATAATGAACACCAAGAGCTTTGAAGAAGCTTCAAGAATTTTCACGGAGGTAGTTGATCGAGATTTCTACTTTGTTTACTGAATTTGTGATTATATTATGTGATATAcaatttgaaataattatgtgTTACGTTGTATACTTGTAATTAATTATGCAATTAATTTATTGGCATGCAGGGGTTGCAGCCAGTGGTTAGTGGTGGTCGTAGTATGGGATCATCATCATGTGCAAGGATGAACATGGATTCAGGGGAAGATCTAGAACTAGAACTTGAGCTGGATCAACTGGAACCGATGAACATGAAATATGCAGCAAGAGAAACAcctgcagcagcagcagcattcAAGGACATAGCATCTGCACCTTTCTAGACCAATATACATTAGCTCAATCAAATAGATAGCCAAATGATTTTTACACGCTCAAAATTTTGCAATATGTGAAATTTTTGTATATATATAGTGTATATACCTctctttaattttcttaaataCAAATCAATTTTGGTTGTCTCAGTTGTATTAATTTATGTTGAATTTTGACGAATTCTATATGTTGAAAAAAACTCTGTTGTGAGAACTAACTTTAATTAATGTAATGTAAGGCTTCCCACTTATCAaagttatttatattttatttgttttctctctcttttggGGGTATTTATTAAACATTTTTTGCTTTTACTATTATCTACTCTCATACAATTAACATGAAAAGATATATTTCGAGTTgacttaaaaataatatttcgaggtaacttttttttaatgtatttcgAGGTAACTTTAAATTGGTGGAAGATggaaatataataaaatgaaatataataaGACAGCGTGAaataaaatgagataaaaactTAACCACAAGAGTAATAATataggttgtctaaatgaccaatGATAATATAAAATCGAACTAACCATTTTTGCCATGTGAAGAtaattgaaatatatatatatatatatatatatatatatatatatatatatatatatatatatatatattgaaatgaactAATAGTAATAAAATTTACAACAGAATTAAAAAACCATGCAACAATAGGAGGCGttgttataaatatatatacatattttgaaaggattataaattatttaatacatGTGATTATTTGAGTACCGAAAGAACTTCTCAATTATTGAAACTTCTAACCCAATAATGCCTAACTGAAACAAGAGTTTATACAATGCATCAATGAATAGTAAGTTAGTTTGTTTGTCCAAAAATGGGAAGTTACTTGATTGAAATATTCAGAACTAAAAATTTTCCATCAATTGCTATAACTTTATTCAAGATCAAAGCAGTTACTATATAGAACATTTACATGTATGTATATTCACATCTTTGGCTGCTCCATTAGAGTAGAGTGAACGAAAATGATTGGGGAAAATTTTCTTTACATATAATTCTCCCATTAGGGAAAAGTTTATTTAATCTAGCTGGAAAAAAAAGGGTTAAACACAGATATACTAACAATTTAACTGTTGCCTAAGAGTGGTAATCCTCGTggcactaaactaaccaataatCCTGAGAGTTCCTACCATCAACTATTTCCTTGCCAGAATAAAAATTCAACCAAAAAATAGAAATGAGACTGCTCATGATAATTGAACCATTTCCACAGAAACTATCAAAACACGTTTTCATACTAGTTTCACCTGTTTTGCTGCACGGATAAGATCCGATTCACCATCTTCCAGTGGTCAAGAATTTATCCAACTCTAGCTCTGAAGAATCCTTCTGCAGTCTCAATATGCAGTCTGCTCCAAATTATATTTGCTTAAATTTCTCTGCATGCATGAACATTCAACTCATCTTTCTGTAATAATCTTGCTGCTAATGATTCACATCTGTCTTATTTATTCTTCTTGCCACCAGACAGAATGCGCTGGATTTGAAGCCCTCGGCTGAATGCTTGGTTGTATAGCAGTCTAGTTTGGAATTCTGAAACAAATGGAAACCAAGCTAATATCGCTATTGGCGCAAAGATAACCACTCCCATAACGTATTCATACCCCCTTGATAAAGCCTTGACAGACCCCCACATTCCAATGCCTTTTATCACTGGCCTCCACGCTTGAGCTATCTGCTCACATTTAAAGCCAGGAAAATTAGGCAGAAATAGTTTTAAGATTTACAGATAAAAACAAAAGATATCATGAGGGAACTTTTCTAATATCATGAATTTAGAAAGAGAACTTAATTTACTTGACTATGAGATTTATATATAGAAATATATATTCCATTTAAACCTTTTCCCTCCACAAGTGGACCTTATTGTTTATTAcgacacaaataaagataaatgaCTGAACCTCGGGGTAACGACTACAAACCATAAGGGACTATCTTACTGAAGAGATATTATTTCCATTAAAGACAGAGGTAATGACTATTAGATAAGTACCTGTATCAATGCCCAACCAGTTGGCATGAATGCTAGGAGGCTCGCAAAGATGTCTCCGACAGTGAGACTAAGTAGAGTAAACAACAAGACTAGAATAACAATGGTTCCTATAAACAGAAGCACTTTGAGGAGACGAAACATCAGCTGAAAATCTGCGCTGAATGTCTTTCTACCCATGGACACGACCTGCAGTTCCAGATGCAAGTATGTCAGTAATTAGTTAATTGAATAATTATCAAGTTCAAGCACAGAAAATGCTTGTATGTAGAGTGAACTGTTTGATAATTGAAAACTGACCTTCAAGATGACCATGACAGCTAATATGACTATCCAGGACAGAGCATAAACCTGGAGATAAATTTGAGGTTAGAAAGCTCTTCTCCATGTGTAGTATGTACTCCATGTCTGTTTTTTTGTTCACCAAAAGAGGTGTTACTTGGTAAAGGACTACATTCTCTAACCAAGGAACATCTTTGTCTAAAATGCAAATTATAACATAATATGGATATATCATACATGTTTAAAGCCTGAGGTGCAGGTTCAAATTTGACaagaaaatgtgaagtaaaattaaattggCAAGCATAATTACCATGATGCTCTGGTCACCCCTGGCTACGTGTAGATGATACACGATCCCGTACTGATAGACAAAGAAACGCAGGGCAAGAACAACCTCCCAAATCTGCCCCAAAATCCCAGTGTACTGCAGATGCTCCTGTTCCTCATCCCACCATGATTCCCAGCTCTTGTTTGAAGGAACACCAATACCACCTCGACTAGTTATCCATTTTGTCCAATCATCAAAGTCTTCAACTATCTTCTGCCACTCAAATCCTGATGGATTAAAAAGGAAAGGGCTGAACAGCCAAGAACACACCAAAAACCACATTGAACATGAGAGAAGAGTATATGCTGTTGAATCAGGAGTTGCTGATCCATAAATTTTGTAACATATAAGCAGTATAGTTAGCTCTATCCCTTTTACGAAGTGACTCCTAGAGTACAGCCTGTAGTTTTCCGCAAACTTCTCATGACGAACTACAAAACCACGACCTGTTGCTCGGTACTTTGCCCCTCCATGCAGGAGAGTGCGCCCAAAATAGTGCATCTTCGTCCCAAGTGAAAAGGTAAAGAAAACGGGTGCCAGCTGCAGCTGCATTATTATGACGTCAACGACTGCAGTTCTGAACCCTCTCTCTAGCCCAATTTCCATGACCATGGGCAGAGTCATCAGAAGACCTATTTGAACAAGGGACTGTGAAGCCATTGCTGCCTTTAAAGGATCGTCTCCCTTCCTTCTAGCGAACTTAACTATAGCAGCCTCAAATCCACTCAATGACAGGTAAAGTTTGCCATATAGGAAAGCATAAACAGTGAGAACCACCAACTGTCAACAGCAGAAGAAAGCTTAGAGTTAGATGCAGGAGTTTTTGTAGGCGACCCTAAGCTACTTTGGAAGCCAATTAATTCGAGTTGAGTTGGTTGGATAAAATTCTCCAACACCTATGGTTTTTCATTAAGGTGAACCAAactcattataaatttataaccaATAAGCAGGGTATACTTGCAACTTATAGGGCGAACTTTTAATAAAGTTTAAGTGATGATTATTTTCCATACCCATTATTCTTGATTTATGTCTTCTTAAATATAGCATA
This window harbors:
- the LOC130711745 gene encoding uncharacterized protein LOC130711745, with protein sequence MIMEAAMLPIARTSSIEREPRTLNIDQIQCARDLAIYIMNTKSFEEASRIFTEGLQPVVSGGRSMGSSSCARMNMDSGEDLELELELDQLEPMNMKYAARETPAAAAAFKDIASAPF